Proteins encoded within one genomic window of Candidatus Zixiibacteriota bacterium:
- a CDS encoding ABC transporter permease: MYYERFIAGRYLHSGRFFTSVSTWITTLGVTLGVAVVCFVMSMHNGFESELRKRLLGTTSHITIFPRDSMTIHDYRDLIARVEKIPSVVAASPFIYYKAAISSASSGDGIVIRAINPDEEKRTSNIADDIIKGKYSFDLPSAADTSEGASGMLMGAILADRMGVNLGDPVVLYSLRGEDLRRSSRPRVAKFYISGIFETGMYEFDAELAYISLASAQRLFQMDDEVTAVHLKLTDIYLANKVDTLIRNAIGYGYDVVPWNVLHKNLFTWIALEKKILFIGFILIVLVAAFSIISALVMLAMEKRSEIGILKTIGSTPASVRRIFIYNGLVVGGIGIIIGWGLALGAAWIQNKYALISLPPDLYFISYLPIEVHPLDFVFAGIITIIICFLAALYPAQQAARQSVIDVLRQ; the protein is encoded by the coding sequence ATGTACTATGAACGCTTCATAGCCGGCCGGTATCTCCATTCCGGCCGTTTTTTTACCTCGGTTTCCACCTGGATAACCACCCTCGGGGTGACTCTGGGCGTGGCCGTGGTCTGCTTTGTCATGTCGATGCACAACGGCTTCGAATCGGAACTGCGAAAACGGCTGCTCGGCACCACCTCGCATATAACCATCTTCCCCCGCGATTCCATGACCATTCACGATTACCGCGATCTGATTGCCCGGGTCGAGAAAATCCCTTCGGTTGTCGCCGCCTCCCCTTTTATCTATTATAAAGCTGCCATTTCCTCCGCCTCGTCAGGTGACGGTATCGTCATTCGGGCGATCAATCCCGATGAAGAAAAGCGCACCTCCAATATCGCGGACGACATTATCAAAGGGAAATATTCCTTTGACTTGCCTTCAGCCGCCGATACCTCCGAGGGCGCCTCGGGGATGCTGATGGGGGCCATTCTGGCCGACCGGATGGGGGTCAATCTCGGCGACCCGGTCGTACTTTATTCTCTCCGGGGCGAGGATCTTCGCCGCTCCAGCCGACCGCGCGTGGCCAAATTCTATATTTCCGGCATTTTTGAAACCGGCATGTATGAATTTGACGCCGAACTGGCCTATATATCACTGGCGTCGGCTCAGAGATTATTTCAAATGGATGATGAAGTCACCGCGGTTCACCTGAAATTAACCGATATATATCTGGCCAATAAAGTGGACACCCTTATCAGAAATGCCATCGGTTACGGTTATGATGTTGTCCCATGGAATGTTTTGCACAAAAATCTCTTTACCTGGATTGCTCTGGAAAAGAAAATTTTGTTCATAGGCTTTATCTTAATCGTCCTGGTGGCCGCTTTCTCCATCATATCAGCGCTGGTCATGCTGGCGATGGAGAAACGTTCCGAAATCGGGATTCTCAAGACTATCGGCTCGACTCCGGCTTCGGTTCGCAGGATTTTTATATACAACGGCTTAGTTGTTGGCGGAATAGGCATTATCATTGGCTGGGGGCTGGCTTTGGGGGCAGCCTGGATTCAGAATAAGTATGCGCTGATTTCGCTTCCGCCCGATCTCTATTTTATTAGCTATCTCCCGATTGAGGTGCACCCGCTCGATTTTGTCTTTGCCGGGATAATTACAATTATAATCTGTTTTCTGGCGGCACTCTACCCGGCGCAACAGGCGGCGCGGCAATCGGTGATAGATGTTTTGAGACAATAA